One stretch of Clavelina lepadiformis chromosome 6, kaClaLepa1.1, whole genome shotgun sequence DNA includes these proteins:
- the LOC143462020 gene encoding uncharacterized protein LOC143462020, translating into MISALHHTNVKSTRKIIEEAELSGELSLKNCKLKDLSICDDGTCDLLDVTHVNCSHNCLPEVPHEFHEWHSLKSVNLSHNFIKNIPDFLTNLCLLEVLDLSNNSLNNLPSSICELKGLIVLEVQNNNILAIPKTIGLLGKCQKLNIGGNALKILPSQIAEMKSLLHLDVSRNHLEELPSEMSQLKLVHLDASSNKLATVPLSFENIFSLRCLLLHNNPLLFPSLGVLKKGRIHMFKSMRNDAHRSHIQNNFVENIKQFTVMNKAMRQSSDDLKFCIDNWNENNGSTRQSLKDRSGSMKEKPQKEPKHPPSLVVVEHKEDTWEECREDHKEPVVVSSVVVEPDIQHKTTDELSAKEDKTISAEHKITESPSKKDKPVHVQPQEENQKESPTKAIKDKTTEIEVVEHSSPKKRSPEHMTPKQVSELRSPVKQPKTDRVKLKEVDHRGSPPKRMNPEFRAKIKKFDFPGYTPSPIAHNKRSEVKTTQPTEVSDQPYFLEVIKPRTAYIGRRKQSDTEEDMSFTMRRKTEKIYEELELMENLRVRIESTLKMPLPADPLPALSDGVVLCHLANHVKARSIPTIHVPSPAVPKLSMAKCRRNVDNFLDACVKIGVSRSNLCNATDIVNGRRISRIVATVNDLLKQDNTRSNTGREFSSPSVKIAPSSMSVHKSQTLN; encoded by the coding sequence ATGATTTCTGCACTTCACCATACCAATGTCAAAAGTACCAGAAAGATTATTGAAGAAGCAGAACTTTCTGGTGAGCTgtcattgaaaaattgtaaattaaaaGATCTTAGCATCTGCGATGATGGCACCTGTGATCTTTTAGATGTAACTCATGTTAATTGCTCACACAATTGTTTGCCTGAAGTACCACATGAATTTCATGAATGGCACTCTTTGAAAAGTGTTAATTTGTCGCACAATTTCATAAAGAACATTCCGGATTTTCTGACAAATCTCTGTTTGCTGGAGGTGTTAGATCTAAGTAACAATTCCTTGAACAACCTTCCATCAAGCATATGTGAGTTAAAGGGGTTGATTGTACTTGAAGtccaaaataataacattttggCAATTCCTAAAACAATTGGCTTGCTTGGTAAATGTCAAAAACTGAACATCGGTGGAAATGCGCTAAAGATTTTACCCTCTCAAATAGCAGAAATGAAGTCGCTGTTACATCTAGATGTTTCCAGAAACCACTTGGAAGAATTACCGAGTGAAATGTCACAACTTAAGCTTGTGCATCTGGATGCGAGTTCAAACAAATTGGCGACAGTACCACTTAGTTTTGAGAATATCTTTTCACTGCGCTGTTTATTGTTACATAATAACCCACTGCTGTTTCCCTCCCTGGGTGTTCTGAAGAAGGGGAGGATACACATGTTTAAGTCGATGCGAAATGATGCGCATAGAAGCCACATCCAAAACaactttgttgaaaacataAAGCAGTTTACAGTGATGAACAAAGCAATGCGTCAGAGTTCGGATGATCTGAAATTCTGCATTGACAACTGGAATGAAAACAATGGAAGTACTCGTCAATCATTGAAGGATCGATCAGGTAGTATGAAGGAAAAGCCTCAGAAAGAACCCAAACACCCACCCAGTCTAGTTGTTGTTGAACATAAGGAAGACACATGGGAAGAATGTAGGGAAGATCATAAAGAACCTGTGGTGGTTAGTTCTGTTGTGGTTGAACCAGATATTCAGCATAAAACCACTGATGAGCTGTCCGCTAAAGAGGACAAAACAATATCTGCTGAACATAAAATTACAGAATCTCCTTCCAAGAAAGACAAGCCTGTTCATGTCCAACCACAAGAAGAGAATCAAAAGGAATCGCCAACTAAGGCAATCAAAGACAAGACAACCGAAATAGAAGTTGTGGAACACAGTTCACCGAAAAAAAGAAGTCCAGAGCATATGACCCCAAAGCAAGTGTCAGAACTTAGGTCACCTGTGAAACAGCCAAAAACAGATAgagtaaaactaaaagaagTGGATCACCGTGGATCTCCTCCAAAACGTATGAACCCAGAATTCAGagcaaaaatcaaaaagtttGACTTTCCAGGGTACACACCATCCCCTATCGCACATAACAAGCGTTCTGAGGTGAAAACAACACAGCCAACTGAAGTTTCAGATCAGCCTTATTTTCTTGAAGTGATAAAGCCCCGTACTGCTTACATTGGCCGTAGAAAGCAGTCAGATACAGAGGAAGACATGTCATTCACTATGAGAAGAAAAACAGAGAAGATTTATGAGGAATTAGAACTGATGGAGAACTTGCGTGTTAGAATAGAATCAACTCTTAAAATGCCCCTTCCAGCTGATCCACTTCCTGCTCTATCAGACGGTGTAGTTCTCTGTCACCTAGCTAACCATGTGAAAGCTCGTTCCATTCCAACCATACATGTACCCTCACCCGCCGTCCCAAAGCTGTCAATGGCCAAGTGTAGAAGAAATGTTGACAACTTTCTGGATGCATGCGTTAAAATTGGTGTATCTCGGTCTAACTTGTGTAATGCGACTGACATAGTGAATGGCCGCAGGATCTCGAGAATTGTAGCTACAGTGAATGATCTATTGAAACAAGACAACACCAGAAGCAATACGGGAAGGGAGTTTTCTTCACCATCAGTAAAAATTGCTCCATCATCGATGTCAGTACACAAATCACAGACTTTGAActga
- the LOC143462022 gene encoding uncharacterized protein LOC143462022 has product MLTTKIFQSETRFLKARWGYKLLHKSMSSREKRQLYAVKPEIQKIMQQEAKPIAPKKTWFKSYSSIVTFIFSMVVWTICGVYAYEVHQNKIKNQTDDSIEPEQADVTEEEEKTFPNLIKPKSLKNRGIILGSKGWEDYRDKHKPTNVFNNPFVLINEEDEKVEMVQRVFSQLTMISEIPFHRIERDEEGNLMFDKDGYPIQKPHRFIELVNYLRESITSFIFD; this is encoded by the exons ATGTTGACAACAAAGATTTTCCAAAGTGAAACCAGATTTCTAAAAGCGAGATGGGGTTATAAGTTGCTGCATAAATCTATGTCATCAAGAGAAAAGCGCCAACTGTATGCTGTAAAACCTGAAATCCAGAAAATTATGCAGCAGGAGGCAAAACCTATTGCTCCAAAAAAAACTTGGTTTAAATCCTACTCATCCATTGTGACGTTTATATTTTCAATGGTCGTCTGGACAATATGTGGAGTTTATGCATATGAAGTAcaccaaaataaaatcaaaaaccaaACGGACGATTCAATTGAACCTGAGCAAGCTGATGTTACTGAAGAGGAAgaaaaaacatttccaaacTTAATTAAACCCAAATCCCTTAAAAACAGAGGAATAATACTTGGTTCAAAAGGGTGGGAAGACTATAGAGACAAACACAAGCCCACAAATGTCTTTAATAATCCTTTTGTACTCATCAATGAAGAAGATG AAAAAGTGGAGATGGTTCAACGCGTTTTCAGTCAGCTGACGATGATCTCAGAAATTCCATTTCATCGAATAGAAAGAGATGAGGAAGGAAACCTTATGTTTGATAAAGATGGCTACCCGATTCAGAAACCACATCGCTTTATAGAATTAGTGAACTATTTGCGTGAATCAATAACCTcctttatttttgattaa
- the LOC143462021 gene encoding mitochondrial ribosome-associated GTPase 2-like: MLEMKLLSSMKLLQSAIVNLSRNFGWSCQQCGKQKVTSSKPNLTEKQLYKKFVDEKRIIVNAGKGGDGKSCFLRDKITAFGGPCGGNGGRGGDVIIVAEKHCKTLAHLKTQYHSQSGKDGGTKEGAGRDGKSIVIQVPLGTLVRCYETEEVLADLSKDGDDYLACTGGVGGKGNQFFVSSVNTTPQQCTSGMSGETAELWVEMRTLAHAGLVGFPNAGKSTLLRALTKARPAVAAYAFTTLTPHVGIMHFEDFTQIAIADTPGIIEGAHRNRGRGIRFLKHIERCRFLLYVIDLTMPDPWKQIEQMQYEFEHFNFSLSKRPGIVLANKVDLPGATEMFPKLKREIDKLEKSLEVIPVSGKTGQYIEDIILKIREKYDIDMAERKQYGRTIPLEW, encoded by the coding sequence ATGcttgaaatgaaattattgtCTTCCATGAAATTGCTTCAGTCAGCTATTGTCAACTTAAGTCGAAACTTTGGTTGGTCATGTCAACAATGTGGAAAGCAGAAAGTCACCTCCTCAAAGCCCAATTTGACAGAGAAGCAGTTATACAAGAAATTTGTTGATGAAAAACGAATTATCGTAAATGCTGGAAAAGGTGGTGATGGAAAATCTTGTTTTCTAAGGGACAAAATTACTGCTTTTGGGGGTCCGTGTGGAGGCAATGGTGGACGGGGAGGAGATGTTATCATTGTAGCAGAAAAGCACTGCAAGACACTTGCGCATCTCAAAACTCAGTACCATTCTCAAAGTGGCAAGGATGGGGGAACTAAAGAAGGTGCTGGAAGAGATGGAAAATCCATAGTCATCCAAGTTCCTCTAGGTACATTAGTACGGTGTTATGAGACGGAAGAAGTCCTGGCTGATTTATCAAAAGATGGGGATGATTACCTTGCTTGTACAGGGGGTGTTGGCGGCAAAGGAAACCAATTTTTTGTCAGCAGTGTAAATACAACTCCACAACAGTGCACTTCAGGTATGTCGGGTGAAACTGCTGAACTATGGGTTGAAATGCGAACTTTGGCACATGCTGGATTGGTTGGCTTTCCAAATGCTGGGAAATCAACACTTCTTCGTGCCTTAACAAAAGCAAGGCCCGCTGTGGCAGCATATGCTTTCACTACTTTAACTCCACATGTCGGCATAATGCACTTCGAAGACTTCACTCAAATAGCTATTGCTGATACCCCCGGAATAATTGAAGGGGCCCATAGAAATAGAGGACGTGGAATTCGTTTTTTGAAACATATCGAACGTTGCCGTTTTCTTCTTTATGTAATAGATCTCACCATGCCAGACCCATGGAAACAGATTGAGCAAATGCAGTATGAATTTGAGCATTTCAACTTTAGTTTATCCAAAAGGCCTGGCATAGTACTGGCCAACAAAGTGGACTTGCCTGGGGCAACAGAGATGTTCCCAAAATTAAAAAGGGAAATCGATAAACTTGAAAAATCTCTCGAAGTGATACCGGTATCGGGAAAAACTGGACAGTATATTGaagatataattttaaaaataagagAAAAGTATGATATTGACATGGCGGAACGCAAACAGTATGGTAGAACTATTCCTTTGGAATGGTAA
- the LOC143462873 gene encoding melatonin receptor type 1A-like, whose amino-acid sequence MATTDAVIEGTGNCSSTATCSDEDVLMNPHVEIPFLIIVILIGIVGNVFVIGATLVERQLRNMGVTFIINLAVADLIITAWYLPVVLANVIAGYRNVFAHAQWLCHATGFLSAWCCQVSMLTLMFIGFNRYFKATRGELHSKWFRRRLITFFVIFIWVECFLVALPLIIGWFGMGESTTPAMIRFDPQMVACMWNDHVAPGYNIFLVVIAIFIPILATVFFYISILLHIRRSRATPRDIASPSGKEIRFHPNNVRPATDMSSFSEEQGASSNIRTHHARHNSINSHKTARSRRAEERERHLVLTLAVVVIFFVLFWMPYALMTLFTTHASTLAKRACGWLALSNSAINSIIYGVFNRNFRRGYVKLFRKMCSLICCCCSETVKDLLEKGLSNNIKMTTSANDEYKQYNVKFGKS is encoded by the exons ATGGCTACAACTGACGCAGTAATTGAAGGTACAGGAAATTGTTCATCCACCGCTACCTGCTCAGACGAAGATGTTTTAATGAATCCGCACGTCGAGATACCGTTTTTGATCATCGTTATTTTAATTG GTATAGTTGGTAATGTATTTGTAATTGGGGCCACTTTGGTTGAACGACAACTACGTAACATGGGCGTAACCTTCATTATCAATCTCGCCGTTGCTGATCTGATCATAACAGCTTGGTATTTACCAGTCGTACTGGCAAACGTCATCGCG GGTTACAGAAACGTTTTCGCGCATGCACAGTGGTTGTGCCACGCCACAGGTTTCTTGTCTGCATGGTGCTGTCAAGTATCTATGCTGACTTTAATGTTTATTGGCTTCAACCGATATTTCAAAGCAACCCGTGGTGAATTACATTCAAAATGGTTCCGAAGGAG ATTGATAACATTCTTCGTCATTTTCATATGGGTCGAGTGTTTCCTGGTCGCACTGCCGTTAATTATTGGCTGGTTTG GTATGGGAGAGTCCACCACCCCGGCAATGATTCGTTTCGATCCTCAGATGGTGGCTTGCATGTGGAACGACCACGTCGCCCCCGGATATAACATCTTCCTCGTGGTGATCGCCATTTTCATCCCGATTCTGGCAACTGTCTTCTTCTACATTTCCATATTATT ACACATCAGAAGAAGCCGCGCCACACCGCGAGATATAGCCTCCCCTTCTGGAAAAGAAATTCGATTTCATCCCAACAACGTC CGGCCGGCAACCGACATGTCATCCTTCTCCGAAGAGCAAGGAGCGTCTTCCAACATCCGGACACACCACGCTCGGCATAACTCCATAAACAGCCACAAAACGGCGAGATCAAGAAGGGCAGAGGAACGGGAAAGGCACCTCGTACTGACTCTAGCCGTTGTCGTCATATTTTTTGTTCTCTTTTGGATGCCATATGCTCTAATGACATTATTTACCACTCATGCCAGCACACTGGCCAAACGTGCCTGTGGATGGTTAGCTTTGAGCAACAG TGCCATAAACAGCATCATCTATGGAGTTTTCAATCGAAATTTCCGAAGAGGATATGTGAAACTCTTCCGGAAAATGTGCTCTCTCATCTGCTGCTGCTGCTCCGAGACGGTTAAAGACTTGCTTGAAAAAGGCCTCTCGAACAACATCAAAATGACGACCTCGGCCAATGACGAATACAAACAGTATAATGTCAAATTTGGAAAATCATAG
- the LOC143462316 gene encoding protein-tyrosine sulfotransferase 1-like yields MRLIRGTGTRIGSTAKLLIIAFWMSSVYFTYFYTSKHSLASSGVQSHHSRQINSARPWHEYTYQDKAAAYDKSMPLVFIGGMPRSGTTLMRTMLDAHPDIRCGQETRIIPRILGMRANWLKSAKERNRLEEAGVTNSVINDAITQFILEVIVKHGHPAKYLCNKDPFTLKSSKYLRELFPNAKFILMLRDGRATAHSIISRKVTISGFDINSYRDVLNKWNRAIESMYSQCQEIGQDVCLPVRYEQLVLQPMAETRRILAFLEIPYNPAVLHHEKYLSNISLSNVEKSTDQVQRPLYLDALSSWFGNIPQDVARDMAQIAPMLRTLGYDPNDPHPKYGEPDELVLNNTRQVNPNVNNQNSNLVLGDNSRL; encoded by the exons ATGAGACTTATTAGAGGCACTGGTACAAGAATCGGCAGCACAGCCAAGCTTTTGATCATTGCATTTTGGATGTCTTCTGTCTACTTCACCTACTTTTATACATCAAAACACTCCTTGGCATCTAGTGGTGTTCAGTCTCACCATAGCAGGCAGATAAACTCAGCCAGACCCTGGCATGAATATACGTATCAAGATAAG GCTGCAGCGTATGACAAGTCTATGCCGTTGGTATTTATTGGTGGAATGCCACGAAGTGGAACTACGCTTATGAGAACGATGTTAGATGCTCATCCTGATATTCGATGTGGTCAGGAAACGAGAATAATTCCTCGTATTCTTGGAATGAGAGCAAATTGGTTAAA GTCTGCGAAAGAAAGAAATCGACTGGAAGAAGCTGGCGTTACGAACAGCGTAATAAACGATGCCATTACTCAGTTTATATTAGAAGTAATTGTGAAGCATGGGCACCCTGCGAAATATTTATGTAATAAAGATCCCTTCACTTTGAAGTCAAGCAA GTATCTGCGTGAGCTTTTCCCAAACGCCAAATTTATCCTCATGTTGCGCGATGGCAGGGCGACTGCCCATTCAATCATATCCAGAAAGGTGACGATATCCGGCTTTGACATTAACAGTTACAg GGACGTCTTGAATAAGTGGAATCGAGCCATCGAGTCCATGTACAGTCAATGCCAGGAGATAGGCCAGGACGTATGCCTTCCTGTACGCTACGAACAACTGGTCCTACAACCTATGGCTGAAACCCGGCGCATTCTTGCGTTTTTGGAGATTCCCTACAATCCAGCAGTCCTACACCACGAGAAATATCTATCCAACATTTCTTTATCAAA TGTGGAGAAATCAACCGACCAGGTCCAGCGACCTCTGTATCTTGACGCCCTGTCCAGCTGGTTTGGTAACATTCCTCAGGACGTGGCTCGCGACATGGCCCAAATCGCTCCTATGCTTCGCACGCTGGGCTATGACCCAAATGACCCACATCCAAAATACGGAGAACCAGATGAACTTGTGCTCAACAAc ACCAGACAAGTCAATCCTAACGTCAATAACCAAAACAGTAACTTGGTATTAGGAGACAACTCAAGGTTATAG